TACCTTGACAGATTAAATTGACAAGATTATATTTGCTACGATAAAGCTAACAACTAACAAGGATGGAATATACCGACAAatataagtttacaaagaaaaaattgtgtCATTGTCAATTAATGTTTACATAAATGCAGCACTTTATGTTGAATTTGAAACATCATTTCTTTTACTAAAGATATAGCGACAAACCTGAAAAATCCAAATTAATCTCTATTAATGCTCGCCTTCCAAGAGACTCCCGACAATGCATGATTATCGACATGTTTTTTAAGGATTAATAGTTGACATGTCATTTAATTAGGGACAAATCTTTTTTTCAACGATCATTATTAAGTAAATCAGTAAATGAAGTCATGGGAATTTGAAagggaaaggggaaaaaaaataaaagagaaaagaggaaaGTTACTAATGTGATAAAATGATGCCATTCACATCATTAAAAtaggcaaaaaagaaaattttactgctaaaaaaaattgctttaaaGAAAGTACTCATCTGATAATTATGGAGAGCAATGATTTACACTCTTCGGTGATGGATGTGATCTTCATCTCTATTTGACTGTTTTTTACAGAGCATTTTGTCAGCATCCTGATGTCATTGGGCAAAGATTGGGACACTCGCATAGCATGTATATATTGGAAGTGTAATGGATCAAGAATTCCAGATACTTTTAGGAAATATACCCTAACTTTATAGAGCTTTATTTTTCACTGCTCTTGACTAGTTGATACTGTCCTTGGTGAATTAAGACTTGAAAGATACAAGATCAACTTGCAACCCTTTTTATGCAATATTTTTTACCAGTAAGTTGTGATTTGTGCAATGTATCTATGAAAATGTTACCCTCCATTTGAAGATGACATAGGCCAAAAGTTATAAGAAACGTATATAACAAGTTTATCTCAAGCAAATAACCTTTGACTTCACAAGGGATTCTTTTAATTCATAAGCACAATTCCTGaaatccaccaaaaaagaaaaggagaatcctcacttaaaattttattgatcaaaatttgaatattctGAATGCCCAAGGAGCTATAAGCCTATAAgcactattttataatataaaaaacctAGGACCGTTAGAAAACCCAAGAAAATTCTAATTCATGTTAACCACAAATTAggttttaaaatatgaaaaatatcacaagaaaaaaaaaatcctaaatagaTCATAATTGATACCTTACCATATAACAACTCTATTTTAACCAAAATATTCCTAAaaacgattttttttaataaaaaatttctaatctagaaaattccaaaaattacacaaaatattttaaaaaattaattaaaatacaaaaaactgcATATTTTTGTCCCACATCAAACCCCTAAACTTGAAAAAAGACTTATTTTTGAGTTAATATTTGAGATCTAACATCTTCCATGCCACAAGAATAAATACTTCGAGTACCTaaacccttttgtttttttccccataCTTGCAACCCATTAAATGAAACAACAAAGCAATTTGAGCTTTTCCCTTGGTCTTTTGGCTATTTACAAGATTTACCAAGTAGGAATTGTCAATCCAATCAAACATTTATGccataataaaatcaataaactttGGTGTGTTGCTTTTGACTAAAAATAATAAGATCTTGAGATTTACCATAAGTTGATCCAATTTCATCAAAATCGTTgacaattttcacaaaaatttctGCCAGCCCACGATATTTTGTCTCTGGAACATCCATCATTTCCTCTTTGATTTCAATATAATTTTCtggcaaattatttttttttgcacaaaATTGTTCAACTTGTGATTATAAGACTTATCTTTTTCAGACTCTTCAATATTTTCTTTACAACTTGGCTTCATATTCGTCAACTCCCTAATCTCTTCCCTCCCTTGTTGATTGAACTTGGGattgattaatataatttattgaataataattttgattttgtggttAGCTAATGATACTTTTCAATGtaatatttttcataagaatttacatttatataataaacagttcaaccaatattttttttattctttaccAACGATGAATATCATGCTTATCTCAATGTAATCTATCATTTTGTATGTCATTCCACCATTCAATTGTGTCACACTTTCCAACTTATTAGACATAAGTCTCACTTTTTCTTCATTTGGAATCttccaataattaaaattgttcctccaaataaaaattcaatcaatGAAATCCAACTTACACCTTCTTCCATCAAAGAACAAAAGTTTGTTGTATTTACAGATGTGTTTACGAATAGGTTGACCAATGTTGTCATAGGAGAATTTTCTAGTTTGCAAAAAAGGTAGTGATTGCTTAATGTTTATTGTAATTCGTGTATTGTATCAATGCCATGTTATTTAAAAGCTAAATAATATCACACTGTATATACAATCAAATTACAGagtaaaaattgtgaaaaatattgcgAAAGAGAGTTATGCTACTGCACTTATTCTTGCAATAGTGGCATTCAATCTAACAAATTAATGATTCATTGTGAGCATAGTGGTCTAAATCAGAAGCTCTTGAGAGTTAGACAatggtcatatatatatatatatatatatatagacaagcATATAGTTGATCGTCTTATGCAGGTTGGCTTGCTTCATATCTAAATTTTTGCATGTTAATTCTTGCACCCCCTTCCAGATCGAATTATGAGATTGGACACTGAGCAGAATTTGGACTTTAGTGGTCTCTTAGTGATGCCTCAGTTAATGATGTGCTACATATTTTACAAACATCTCATTACATATCACcatgataaaaacaaaatctgCAGTTTGAGAAATTTTGGATGATTCCTTTCCGACCGATATAATACCAAATGAGTATGGTTATGATGGCAAATAAAAATCGGCATGCTTGGCCAACTTTAGCAACAAAAAAGTGACGATCGTACAATTGGGAGAACTTTGTGGGTCCTTTCACTTCCATGCCATAATGATCTGCATTAGGTATTTAGGTTCATAATGTGGATACCCTTTTTTTAGTAAATCAAACCATAAATTAACATATAAAGCATATGGAATTTCAGGCCCTGTGGCCCTACATGGGTGACAACGATCATCATATTCATCCCCCTgaagtctctctcttttttttctctctctctctcctactaAGAAAaccattcaaaaaagaaaaggaaaaaaaaaaaaaaaaatccatacacACACAAACTTTCAGATATAGAGTagtactttcttcttcttctttcttctttttttgcctCTCTCTCCAGGCAAAGCTGTAGTTAAAAGTCAGGAACATGATGGTCAAACATTTTCTGATGAAGGTGGGAGCAGTGGCTGAGCAAGGGATGACTTGATGTGGCTTGTTGTCCTGTTGTTCCCATGCTCTGGTGTGGACTGAATCAAAGGTTTTTCCTGCTGTGCAAActtcttttcttcacttttaCCCCACAGGACACCGTACAATCCCAAAATGATCAATATTGCCCCAATGACCCTGTACATTAATTACACAAAATTAACAAGTATATTCCATAAGATGTATAAAATTATGAAACTTGATGTTCTGCTCAAATGCATGTTCTTGTTTTTTTTAGGCCTCACCTTGTCCTCATAACATTCATTCATGTTTGAATGGAATTGAAGCCCTCAtgtaccaaaaaataaaattttgagtcCTACAATTGCATCCAATTTCATGCTACCAAACACAGCAAAATATAATTTGGTGATTCCCATTTGTCAAAGTTGCGAGTATATGCAGTCAAATTTCCTTCAAAAACACTCTATATATCTCAATAATTTGTGATTAAAGGGAAATATGTCCAATTCCATTTTTCACGGGCTCTTTATTATcgctattttattatttaccaATCGTAATTTAGTATCTAAAAATTGTATctttaaactctctctctctccatatatttttcttaaaatatgtAATCCTAGGGCTAGGGACTTTATAATGCATGATTGATAAGATTCCTTTGCAGACAAGAAGAAAGTAAatatgaaagagaaagagaaaggtgAAGTTGGAAGATGAGGGGACCCACCCGCCCAAGTAGAATTCTTCACCCAAAGCAAGGGAGGCCATGATAGCGACAACAAGAGTCTGAACAGGTTGATACACAGCAACAAAGACGGGGCCTCCTCTGTCAATGCACCATATTTGTACAGCGAAGGCTACGCCTGATGCTACCACTCCCTGCAAATATTatttccacacaaacttttcTTTACTCATTTCATTTTCCATACCCACCACCCCTAACATTATTGCATAACCACTTTTGTACTATACAACAACTAAAGCGAAGTTTagaacatatataaacaaataaagttATCAAGTATGTGTCCAATAAAACTTGGTGTGACATAACACAAACAGTTTacctaataaaaaaagacataacACAATCTGAAACTGGCTTCGCACATGAACAAAGTCACCCTTTTAACTCggattctcaaccaaaaaaaaaaaaaaaaaaggaaaaaaagaaaaaaaagtcgcCCTTTTAACTCAGAGGAACAAGACTTGACAGACCTTTTAACGAAGTCGACCCCAAAGTGTAGGGGCTCCTCTCCTCTTAGGTCTTGACTCTTGACAAGCCCTTTTCATGTAAAGAAGAAAATGGAACACACCCACTTTCTCACATACAGCTCTCGTAGATGAACTTTGAGCATGTAATAGATCAAAGCAGAGTTTATGTCGTTGAACTTACTTTAGGGTATGCATCACGCTCTACTGCGTGAGAGTGGAATTTGTCATCAATTTAAAGATAGGCTTGGTTTTGGCTAAAGTTTGAGTTAGGCTGGCAATTCTAGCTTGATCACTTTCCCACAATAAACAACAGCAAGCAACACAAGAAGATACAGGTAGAGGGGCATGTTTCTTCAGTTAAATGAAACTTTGAAGTGTGCATTAGCttatttcctttgtttttttttttttttttttttttttttttttttcctttccttgcAAAATAATTTGAGTACAAGTTTAGttatattcttataaaaaatgcatttttaaaaaactgtacttaacataaaccttaaaaaagttaattgaaatatgTTAAGTTAGGTGTCTCTAAGTACCCAATATACATAGTTGTACCtaggaaaaaagtaaaaaaccaaataaacactttttttaataaaaaaaataacccaaacaTGTACACTTCTAAGTTTTAGGAGATAGGCTAAGACACACTTTAAGACTTTAGTTGTTCAACATTACTACACACCcattttcacaaatttcaactttttatttGTGGAATTGAGTGATTTGACTCAAAGTGATGGGTCATTAATCAAGAGTAGGTAAAAAATGTCCACAACTCAAAATCGTACATATTAACATATTGTGAAATTGGGTGTTGACTAGGTATAGGAGAATTTTGGTTGAGATTACATCTCTCTCCCCACTTGTTATAAGAAGGAAAAGAGTAAACTTGAGTTATAGGGAGTCACTGACCGCATAGACGATAGTGAAGAGCTCTCCACCAGAGTGAAAAATCCAAGCCTGTGGGTCTCTCTCAGCAATCAGAGCAATAATCACAAACTGTATGAGACCGAAGAAACAAGTATAGGAGGTAACCGACAAGCGAGCGGGGTACTTCTTAAGGACTGGGGCTTGCAACACGAGCCACCCGGACCATGTCAAGCAATGGCCAATAAGGTAGATGCAACCCAGGGTCCAGCTCTTTCCAGCTTCATCTCCTAGTGTTGAAACATAAGGTGCAGGTGTTATGCTATGTAGTACTACTGGTGGCTTTGGGCTGTAAATGGTTGGACCTTTGTATAGAGTAATCACTGTGGCTCCGGCTACACAGAATATTGTTCCAGCCACTTTTGCGATACCATCTTTTCGGTCTAGCCTCACTTTCTCAATCCTGCATTTACGCAAACAAAGATGTGTTATATGATTAAAATATTTcacgtgtttttttttatcattataaaGAATCAAGCATGCATGTGCGCGTGCATGTGTGAATGTCTCTaactttttagagagagagagagagagagagtgtgaactTACCTGAGTAAAGCTGCCATGAGAAAGGTAATGGCTGGGACTGAGTTTTGAATTGCTGATGCAAAAGTTGGAGATGTGTTGTCTAATCCCAGCAAGTAGAATCCTTGGTTTGCTGTGATTCTGTCATGCAAAAGTGTGTAACAATGagtaattatctttaaaaactgacaaagtcttttttattttattttattttattaatgtatCATACGTACCCAACAAGTGCGAGGAGGAAGAATTGAACGAGAAAGTTTAGAGAAATTGGAGGCCTCTCCTTCCTGGTCAAAGGATTAGGAGaatttgttataatttataCACATAGATCAtgaagtaatttaaaaaaaaataaataaataaaaaagaaaaaaaaaaaaaaaaaaaaaaaaaaaaaaaagagaataaggcAAATGGGTTTGTGACGAGTGATTTACTTCTCTAGAAAATAAGCAAAGGGAAGGAGCAAAAGCAAAGCGATGACGTTCCTATAGACTGGGAACACCAATTTGCTAATGCCCATGTTTAGGGCGGCCCTTGAAACCACATGGAACCCAGCATAGCCAAACTGCAAGGCCAGCATAGCCCCATGCAGCTGGAGTCTTTCGGGTATAGAGCACCACATTCTCCTTGGGGAAGCAGAACTAGAATCGGCCATTGAAGCcgccaaaaaaaaacacaaacaaacacagaGATGAAATCAAAAGAGTTACAGAATATAGACTTGGGAAGTGAAGAAAGAAGTTGTCTGTTGAAGTGATGAAGAGGTAGGGAAAGATTAGGAGCTATAAATAtagtggaaaagtgagagaggAAAAGGGTATGCAAGTTAGTGAGTATGTGTGTATGGAAGAGTGTGGCCCACAGAGTGGCCCTAAAAAGACGTTATGTCAACTGTTGATAGCCCTTCAAATGTTTTTGGGTTGTCTCCCACATTCTTCTCTATTCCACCCTCCTTGGCTGACAAGACAACCCCCAATCGCACTAGgttaaaaattgtgaaaaaagtgAATGAgtaagtgagagagaaagagagtgagagagggacTACTATTATCTAACAGGATCTATTTTGGCACCATGCCATTCATGATGATAATTGATGAGGAGAGGCTAAAGCCGCCATTGATAGATTGAGCGCACGAGCGGTGGTGGTGGGTACAACCCATGCGTTCTCATACCCTATCAAAGCCTTCAAGTCCTTCAACCCCACTGCATGATCCCCCCACCTTACACTATATGGGGctttgtatttttccttcttgtatttttttctttgttatagtCTTAAAGAGATTATAATATTAGTATTTGGTAATCAGTATAGCTTTACCCTTTTATCTTATGTACAATAATTATAACACTAGGCCCTAGCCTTTCGGGTTCCACACATTTCCACCATTCTCAACCATCCAATAATGATTAACCATTGGTGGCGGATACCTGCTTTTATTATGGGATTGGATTGCATTTTGTTATTAGGTTGTAAGTATTGGCTAATTTCATGGCATcaaagtttaataaaaaaattgttaagagTTGCGATTGAAAACACTAAGAATTGGATTTTCACTCGAACAAATTTGTTAGCTTGACTCTCACTCGAGAAAAATCGTTAGGAGTTGCGATCTGTATATATTTTGCTAGAAGGATTCCTATTAGTCTTTTATCCTATATAGTGCACTTATATAAATAATGTGAtgcaaggattttttttatctctaagAAAGGCTTCCATACCAAAGCTAATAcactcatttatttatttatttggagaaGCTGATAAAATCATATCTTGAACCATTCTTCTTGAGCCTAAAcaggaaagaaaaaatcacTCTTGTACtttgattataaaaaaagttGAGTGTTAATTAGTTTTTGATACTTTGAGCCTTAAACCTTCTTTCTTGAAA
This DNA window, taken from Quercus robur chromosome 2, dhQueRobu3.1, whole genome shotgun sequence, encodes the following:
- the LOC126712335 gene encoding protein WALLS ARE THIN 1 — encoded protein: MADSSSASPRRMWCSIPERLQLHGAMLALQFGYAGFHVVSRAALNMGISKLVFPVYRNVIALLLLLPFAYFLEKKERPPISLNFLVQFFLLALVGITANQGFYLLGLDNTSPTFASAIQNSVPAITFLMAALLRIEKVRLDRKDGIAKVAGTIFCVAGATVITLYKGPTIYSPKPPVVLHSITPAPYVSTLGDEAGKSWTLGCIYLIGHCLTWSGWLVLQAPVLKKYPARLSVTSYTCFFGLIQFVIIALIAERDPQAWIFHSGGELFTIVYAGVVASGVAFAVQIWCIDRGGPVFVAVYQPVQTLVVAIMASLALGEEFYLGGVIGAILIILGLYGVLWGKSEEKKFAQQEKPLIQSTPEHGNNRTTSHIKSSLAQPLLPPSSENV